Proteins found in one Kineosporia corallincola genomic segment:
- a CDS encoding sugar-binding transcriptional regulator translates to MTSSPDLEPDQLRLLVRVARLYHEQGVRQPQIAADLHISQPRVSRLLKQAARLGIVHTVVTVPPGVHADIEEQLKQRYGLRDAVVAEIPPGEEDRLLPLIASAAAGYLDATLSGTLERVDDIGLSAWSATLLATVEAMRPKRPAVARHVSQVLGGIGDPGAQVRATRLLTRFAEVTGGQPLFMPTPGLVGTPHLREALTQDGSVAQIVRSWDELTLLLVGIGRLTPSPLLRSSGNAITDDEQRELRERGAVGDVCLRYFDAEGALVPSGFDQRVVGITPEQMLRIDRRVGVAGGADKHEAVRAAVLGGWVNVLITDLDTAGALIST, encoded by the coding sequence GTGACCAGCTCCCCCGACCTCGAGCCCGACCAGCTGCGGCTGCTGGTGCGGGTGGCCCGGCTGTATCACGAGCAGGGCGTACGCCAGCCGCAGATCGCCGCCGACCTGCACATCTCCCAGCCCCGGGTGTCCCGGCTGCTGAAACAGGCCGCGCGGCTGGGCATCGTGCACACCGTCGTCACCGTGCCCCCCGGCGTGCACGCCGACATCGAGGAGCAGCTCAAGCAGCGCTACGGGCTGCGCGACGCGGTGGTCGCCGAGATCCCGCCCGGGGAGGAGGACCGGCTGCTGCCGCTGATCGCGTCGGCCGCCGCCGGCTACCTCGACGCCACGCTCAGTGGCACCCTGGAACGGGTCGACGACATCGGCCTGTCCGCCTGGAGCGCCACCCTGCTCGCCACCGTCGAGGCGATGCGCCCCAAGCGCCCCGCCGTCGCCCGCCACGTCAGCCAGGTGCTCGGCGGCATCGGCGACCCGGGCGCCCAGGTGCGCGCCACCCGGCTGCTCACCCGCTTCGCCGAGGTGACCGGCGGCCAGCCGCTGTTCATGCCGACCCCCGGGCTGGTCGGCACCCCGCACCTGCGCGAGGCACTCACCCAAGACGGCTCGGTGGCCCAGATCGTGCGCTCCTGGGACGAGCTCACGCTGCTCCTGGTCGGGATCGGCCGGCTCACGCCGTCCCCCCTCCTGCGCAGCAGCGGCAACGCCATCACCGACGACGAGCAGCGGGAACTGCGCGAGCGCGGCGCCGTGGGCGACGTCTGCCTGCGCTACTTCGACGCCGAGGGCGCGCTCGTGCCCTCGGGTTTCGACCAGCGGGTCGTCGGCATCACCCCGGAGCAGATGCTGCGCATCGACCGCCGGGTGGGGGTGGCCGGCGGCGCCGACAAGCACGAGGCTGTCCGCGCGGCCGTGCTGGGCGGATGGGTGAACGTGCTGATCACCGACCTGGACACGGCCGGCGCACTGATCAGTACCTGA
- a CDS encoding MDR family MFS transporter has product MPANFWIIFSGLMLTMLLSALDQTIVSTALPTIVGELHGVEHMAWVTTAYILMATIAMPVYGRIGDLIGRKTLFLSGIAIFLVGSTIAGLSQDMTMLIIGRGIQGLGGGGLMITSQAIIADLVPARQRAKYMAPIGAVFGLSSVAGPLLGGWFTDSIGWRWAFWINLPLGILALVVCAIVIHLPKHQVSGRLDYIGFVLMAAAVSCTVLVADWGGTEYGWSDPVLLGTAAAGILAWVLFFVQESRASEPLIPLYLFRSRIFNVSTLIGMIVIGVGMFAIIGYLPTYLQMVYGVSATESGLLLIPMVVGIMSAAIPSGNAISRTGRYRMYPIVGVALVMVAAGLMSTLVVDSPVALICVYVFVLGAGLGLMMQTLVLAVQNDFPASDVGTATSSNNFFREIGATLGIAAVGAVFTSRLTDQLAQRLDASSAAAVGDSNSLTPAMVHALPQAAQDAVIAAYQHALTPVFAYLLPLFAVGLVLAFVLPEKELSDTHDVESEPEPAQM; this is encoded by the coding sequence GTGCCGGCGAACTTCTGGATCATCTTCTCCGGCCTCATGCTGACCATGCTGCTGTCGGCGCTCGACCAGACCATCGTCAGCACCGCCCTGCCCACCATCGTCGGCGAGCTGCACGGCGTCGAGCACATGGCCTGGGTCACCACCGCCTACATCCTGATGGCCACCATCGCGATGCCGGTCTACGGCCGCATCGGCGACCTGATCGGCCGCAAGACGCTGTTCCTGTCCGGGATCGCGATCTTCCTGGTCGGTTCCACCATCGCCGGTCTGTCGCAGGACATGACGATGCTCATCATCGGCCGCGGCATCCAGGGCCTGGGTGGCGGTGGCCTGATGATCACCTCACAGGCGATCATCGCCGACCTGGTGCCGGCCCGGCAGCGGGCCAAGTACATGGCCCCGATCGGCGCGGTCTTCGGCCTGTCCTCGGTGGCCGGGCCGCTGCTCGGCGGCTGGTTCACCGACAGTATCGGCTGGCGCTGGGCGTTCTGGATCAACCTGCCCCTGGGCATCCTCGCCCTGGTGGTCTGCGCGATCGTCATCCACCTGCCCAAGCACCAGGTGTCCGGCCGGCTGGACTACATCGGTTTCGTACTGATGGCCGCCGCGGTCAGCTGCACCGTGCTGGTCGCCGACTGGGGCGGCACCGAGTACGGCTGGAGCGACCCGGTGCTGCTGGGCACCGCCGCCGCCGGAATCCTCGCCTGGGTGCTGTTCTTCGTGCAGGAGAGCCGCGCGAGCGAGCCGCTGATCCCGCTGTACCTGTTCCGCAGCCGCATCTTCAACGTGTCCACCCTGATCGGCATGATCGTCATCGGTGTCGGCATGTTCGCGATCATCGGCTACCTGCCCACCTACCTCCAGATGGTGTACGGCGTCAGCGCCACCGAGTCCGGCCTGCTGCTGATCCCGATGGTGGTCGGCATCATGAGCGCCGCCATACCCTCGGGCAACGCGATCAGCCGCACCGGCAGATACCGGATGTACCCGATCGTCGGCGTGGCGCTGGTGATGGTCGCCGCCGGGCTGATGTCCACCCTGGTCGTGGACTCCCCGGTCGCGCTGATCTGCGTGTACGTGTTCGTGCTGGGTGCCGGTCTGGGCCTGATGATGCAGACGCTGGTGCTGGCGGTGCAGAACGACTTCCCGGCCTCCGACGTGGGCACCGCGACCAGCTCGAACAACTTCTTCCGCGAGATCGGCGCCACGCTCGGCATCGCCGCGGTCGGCGCGGTGTTCACCAGCCGGCTCACCGACCAGCTGGCACAGCGCCTGGACGCGAGCTCGGCCGCGGCCGTGGGCGACTCCAACTCGCTGACCCCGGCGATGGTGCACGCGCTGCCGCAGGCGGCGCAGGACGCGGTGATCGCCGCGTACCAGCACGCCCTCACGCCGGTGTTCGCCTACCTGCTGCCGCTTTTCGCGGTCGGCCTGGTGCTGGCGTTCGTGCTGCCGGAGAAGGAGCTGTCGGACACGCACGACGTGGAGAGCGAGCCCGAGCCCGCCCAGATGTAG
- a CDS encoding TetR/AcrR family transcriptional regulator — MTSSEGDLRSRRRSATAREIHEATLRLAARHGYDHVTVDMISTEAGVSRRTFFNYYPSKEAAVVAGPKSLPEPALSVFLAGPSDGPAQVLRDLNELLLRELEQNQPARDDLRQVMALAQEHPAILAHLLGNFDAFERVVAAAVAQRLGAEPDDEVPALLAALALSTTRTGLQRWAHGPSLDTSPVSEVERTAALLHSLLIT, encoded by the coding sequence ATGACGTCGTCCGAGGGGGACCTGCGCTCGCGCAGGCGGAGCGCCACCGCACGGGAGATCCACGAGGCCACGCTGCGCCTGGCCGCCCGGCACGGCTACGACCATGTCACCGTCGACATGATCAGTACCGAGGCCGGGGTGTCACGGCGCACGTTCTTCAACTACTACCCGAGCAAGGAGGCGGCGGTGGTGGCCGGGCCGAAATCCCTGCCCGAACCGGCACTGTCGGTCTTCCTCGCCGGCCCGTCCGACGGGCCGGCCCAGGTACTGCGTGATCTCAACGAACTCCTGCTGCGGGAGCTGGAACAGAATCAGCCGGCCCGGGACGACCTGCGTCAGGTGATGGCGCTGGCCCAGGAACACCCGGCGATCCTGGCTCATCTCCTCGGGAACTTCGACGCCTTCGAGCGGGTCGTCGCCGCGGCCGTGGCCCAGCGGCTGGGGGCGGAGCCGGACGACGAGGTCCCTGCTCTGCTGGCGGCGCTCGCTCTCTCCACGACCAGGACGGGCCTGCAACGCTGGGCCCACGGCCCGTCCCTGGACACCTCCCCGGTGAGCGAGGTGGAGCGCACCGCCGCGCTCCTGCACAGCCTGCTGATCACCTGA
- a CDS encoding FAD-dependent oxidoreductase translates to MVGQSTHVVVIGGGIAGSAAALALHRAGIGVTVYEQHPRTAGDLGAFLTLASNGMRALAQIGLAGPVGRAGFGLTEFSAMDESGTVLMTRPLGEHADPLTRFRCLRWSELTAALQSEVVRQGITLRHGASFVSARTDDDAVTATFADGSTVTADLLLGADGIGSGVRALIDPGAATPRYAGQRVFYGYTDVFSPPTGPGRITMVRGKAASFGYTVSPEGLTYWFARQTADALPDGAGVAVPPELRAELIAALRLDSTPTAGIVEATGDILVTNTGDLPDVAAWSRGRMLLIGDAAHAASPATGQGASMAFEDAVVLAKALRDSASVHDAVGLYEAVRRPRTQRNMDASAAMSKGQRPPSSPSSPTSPAHDDETLARQIDWDTPLTA, encoded by the coding sequence GTGGTTGGACAAAGCACTCATGTCGTTGTCATCGGTGGCGGCATCGCCGGCAGTGCCGCGGCCCTCGCCCTGCACCGGGCCGGGATCGGGGTGACGGTGTACGAGCAACACCCGCGCACCGCAGGCGATCTCGGCGCATTCCTCACCCTGGCCAGCAACGGCATGCGCGCGCTCGCCCAGATCGGCCTGGCCGGCCCGGTCGGCCGGGCCGGTTTCGGGCTGACCGAGTTCAGCGCCATGGACGAGTCCGGCACCGTCCTGATGACCCGCCCGCTGGGTGAGCACGCCGATCCCCTCACCCGGTTCCGCTGCCTGCGCTGGAGCGAGCTCACGGCGGCACTCCAGTCCGAGGTGGTGCGCCAGGGCATCACCCTGCGGCACGGCGCGTCGTTCGTCTCCGCACGCACGGACGACGACGCGGTCACGGCCACGTTCGCCGACGGCTCCACGGTCACGGCCGACCTCCTGCTCGGGGCCGACGGCATCGGATCCGGCGTGCGCGCCCTGATCGACCCCGGCGCGGCCACGCCCCGTTACGCCGGGCAGCGGGTGTTCTACGGATACACCGATGTTTTCAGCCCGCCGACCGGGCCCGGGCGGATCACCATGGTGCGGGGCAAGGCGGCCTCGTTCGGCTACACCGTCTCGCCGGAGGGTCTGACCTACTGGTTCGCGCGGCAGACCGCCGACGCCCTGCCGGACGGCGCCGGGGTGGCGGTCCCGCCCGAACTGCGGGCCGAGCTCATCGCCGCCCTGCGCCTGGACAGCACCCCGACCGCCGGCATCGTCGAGGCCACCGGCGACATCCTGGTGACCAACACCGGCGACCTGCCCGACGTGGCCGCCTGGTCGCGCGGGCGCATGCTGCTCATCGGCGACGCCGCGCACGCCGCCTCGCCGGCCACCGGTCAGGGCGCCTCGATGGCCTTCGAAGACGCCGTGGTGCTGGCGAAGGCGTTGCGCGACAGTGCTTCGGTGCACGACGCGGTGGGGCTGTACGAGGCCGTGCGCCGACCCCGCACCCAGCGGAACATGGACGCCAGTGCGGCGATGAGCAAGGGACAGCGGCCCCCGTCGTCCCCCTCCTCGCCCACGTCGCCGGCTCACGACGACGAGACGCTGGCCCGCCAGATCGACTGGGACACACCGCTCACCGCGTGA
- a CDS encoding LysR family transcriptional regulator: MLNLSRLRILYELSRSGTLAEVARVLNYTPSAISQQLSQLEREAGVPLLERVGRRVRLTDDALTLVKHTEVILAQLELAEAELSAAQPEIRGTLRVASFQSVVLSIAPVALTVLAQAHPGLEVEITQREVGPAYEGLLAHEFDLILGEEHPGVPEPVRAGVDRSALINDPMLLAIPREGPLSARPTGLSDLAGLPWALDPPSSTARRWADVVCREAGFEPRVRFESPDPSLHVHLVRMGHAVAFLPGLMGDHLGGTQVVALPGDPHRTLFTAVRAGRSKHRAVEAFRQALAEAAAANAPTPPVLRL; the protein is encoded by the coding sequence GTGCTCAACCTGTCCCGGTTGCGAATTCTGTATGAACTGAGCCGTTCCGGGACTCTCGCGGAGGTTGCCCGGGTTCTGAACTACACCCCGTCGGCCATCTCGCAGCAGCTGTCGCAGCTGGAGCGGGAGGCCGGGGTGCCGTTGCTGGAGCGGGTCGGGCGCCGGGTGCGGCTCACCGACGACGCCCTCACCCTGGTCAAGCACACCGAGGTGATTCTTGCCCAGCTGGAGCTGGCCGAGGCCGAGCTGTCGGCGGCGCAACCCGAGATCCGGGGCACGCTGCGGGTGGCCTCGTTCCAGAGCGTGGTGCTGAGCATCGCCCCGGTCGCCCTCACCGTTCTGGCGCAGGCCCATCCGGGGCTGGAGGTGGAGATCACCCAGCGCGAGGTGGGTCCCGCCTACGAAGGGCTGCTGGCTCACGAGTTCGACCTGATCCTGGGCGAGGAACATCCCGGTGTGCCGGAACCGGTGCGCGCCGGGGTGGATCGGTCCGCCCTGATCAACGACCCGATGCTGCTGGCCATCCCGCGGGAGGGCCCGCTCAGTGCCCGGCCCACCGGCCTGTCCGACCTGGCGGGCCTGCCCTGGGCGCTCGACCCGCCGTCGAGCACGGCCCGGCGCTGGGCCGACGTGGTCTGCCGGGAGGCCGGATTCGAGCCGCGGGTGCGGTTCGAGAGCCCGGACCCCTCGCTGCACGTGCACCTGGTGCGGATGGGGCACGCCGTGGCGTTCCTGCCCGGGCTGATGGGCGACCATCTGGGCGGCACCCAGGTGGTCGCGCTGCCCGGTGACCCGCACCGCACGCTGTTCACGGCGGTGCGGGCCGGGCGCTCGAAACACCGTGCGGTGGAGGCGTTCCGTCAGGCGCTGGCCGAGGCCGCCGCCGCGAACGCCCCCACCCCGCCGGTTCTGCGGTTGTGA
- a CDS encoding EamA family transporter — MPVTPSTGPRTSSPALFLVLGSCISLQFGAAFAAKLFPELGSWGTTVLRLGIAALVLLAITRPAVRRWNRDQWRATLALGLSLAGMNGFFYAAIERLPLGTAVAIEFLGPLTLAAVLTRKARDLTWVALALGGMTLLAVESVTTDAYLDPLGALYALIAAMFWALYIQTGARVGILVPGTGGLAVALVIATFAVAPLGMPGAVQVVHAPHLLLIGAGTALLASVIPYTLELAALRRVPRNVFGILLSLEPVAATFIGWLLLSQSAGPFRLLAIGLVVAASVGSSLSGRRVDDEEPVRNPAVAVTSS; from the coding sequence ATGCCCGTAACACCCTCCACTGGCCCCCGTACGTCCAGTCCCGCCCTGTTCCTGGTCCTCGGCTCCTGCATCTCGCTCCAGTTCGGCGCCGCGTTCGCCGCGAAACTCTTTCCCGAACTGGGCAGCTGGGGCACCACCGTGCTGCGCCTGGGCATCGCCGCACTCGTCCTGCTGGCCATCACCCGGCCCGCGGTACGCCGCTGGAACCGTGACCAGTGGCGCGCCACCCTCGCACTGGGCCTGTCTCTGGCGGGCATGAACGGCTTCTTCTACGCCGCGATCGAGCGCCTTCCCCTCGGAACCGCCGTCGCCATCGAGTTTCTCGGCCCCCTCACCCTGGCCGCCGTGCTCACCCGCAAGGCCCGCGACCTGACCTGGGTGGCCCTGGCCCTGGGCGGCATGACCCTGCTGGCCGTCGAAAGCGTCACCACCGACGCCTATCTCGACCCCCTCGGCGCCCTTTACGCCCTGATTGCCGCGATGTTCTGGGCCCTGTACATCCAGACCGGCGCCCGCGTCGGCATTCTCGTGCCCGGCACCGGTGGGCTGGCCGTCGCCCTGGTGATCGCCACCTTCGCCGTCGCCCCGCTCGGGATGCCCGGCGCCGTGCAGGTGGTGCACGCGCCGCACCTGCTGCTGATCGGCGCCGGCACCGCGCTGCTCGCCTCGGTGATCCCGTACACGCTGGAACTGGCCGCGCTGCGCCGGGTTCCGCGCAACGTGTTCGGCATCCTGCTGAGCCTGGAGCCGGTCGCGGCCACCTTCATCGGCTGGCTGCTGCTGAGCCAGAGCGCCGGGCCGTTCCGGCTCCTGGCGATCGGCCTGGTGGTGGCGGCCAGCGTGGGTTCCAGCCTGTCCGGCCGGCGGGTGGACGACGAGGAACCCGTGCGGAACCCGGCCGTGGCCGTGACCTCCAGCTGA